The proteins below are encoded in one region of Pomacea canaliculata isolate SZHN2017 linkage group LG7, ASM307304v1, whole genome shotgun sequence:
- the LOC112569026 gene encoding ficolin-1-like — protein sequence MIYTHIVYTYSWCKSCVCSLYCSSSHNPPSSPNGADCVAAAIFLCVDVLLMYYQQQHSTSTNHSHIRHTVCRHQVFQRRRDGSVDFYRSWTQYEAGFGDVTGEFWLADDTLWDLSGASFSTYDRDNDNYPVNCAALYHGAWWYNECSNSNLNGRYIADGADVTDGINWYYAYYDRSFTFSEMKVKPL from the exons atgatatatacacacattgtaTATACATACAGCTGGTGCAAGTCttgtgtttgtagtctttattgCAGCAGCTCTCACAATCCTCCTTCATCCCCCAATGGAGCAGACTGTGTTGCTGCGGCAATATTtctgtgtgttgatgtgttacTGATGTACTACCAGCAACAGCACAGCACATCCACCAATCACAGTCACATCCGTCACACTGTGTGTCGTCAccaggtgttccagagacgtcgTGACGGCTCCGTTGACTTCTACAGGAGCTGGACTCAATACGAGGCTGgctttggtgacgtcactggcgagTTCTGGCTGG CTGACGACACCCTTTGGGATCTTAGCGGCGCGAGTTTTTCAACCTATGACCGAGACAACGACAATTACCCTGTCAACTGTGCCGCTTTGTAtcacggcgcctggtggtacaacGAGTGTAGCAACTCTAACCTCAACGGCCGATACATTGCTGACGGGGCCGATGTTACTGACGGCATCAACTGGTATTACGCCTACTATGACAGGAGCTTcaccttcagcgagatgaaagTGAAACCACTGTAA